In Paramisgurnus dabryanus chromosome 7, PD_genome_1.1, whole genome shotgun sequence, the following are encoded in one genomic region:
- the cnga3a gene encoding cyclic nucleotide-gated channel cone photoreceptor subunit alpha: protein MAKICTEQSYPSRLHLSVRASDDELNQTENGASRAHSLCEDTSSDMQGIISTGTSQFQESRRSSFTGSGAMARLTQFLVMLRTWASHRLHREVERPDSFLERFRGPDLKDLSSRGSNARSSIGLPDRPRKRKKDKHWPMATYNMNNCNNTDDKKEEKKEEIKKDGDKEEKKEEKKEEKKYENKDEKKEEKKDEKKDDKKDDKKKDAPPPPKEVWIMDPSSDKYYRWLSIIAAPVFYNLIMLVTRACFNELQNSYTVLWIILDYGSDVIYYMDTFVRSRTGFLEQGLLVKDGKKLVDHYKKIPQFKYDMISMIPTDLLMFKVGFNNPELRFNRLFKMARLFEFFDRTETRTNYPNIFRISNLVLYILIIIHWNACIFFAISKTIGFGTDTWVYPNISHPEYGRLARKYIYCLYWSTLTLTTIGETPPPVKDLEYLFVVADFLIGVLIFATIVGNVGAMISNMNASRAEFQAKIDSIKQYMQFRKVSKDLEARVIKWFDYLWTEKKTCDEKEVLKNLPDKLKAEIAINVHLDTLKKVRIFQDCEAGLLIELVLKLQPQVFSPGDYICKKGDIGREMYIIKEGKLAVVADDGVTQFVVLSDGAYFGEISILGIKGSKAGNRRTANIRSVGYSDLFALSKDDLMEALTEYPDAKKALEEKGKSILRKDNLLDEAVASAGADPKDLEEKVHRLEGSLDVMTTKFAKLMAEYTTYQSKIKQRITNMENKVKKLHAEELSEVVEDKKDEDKTTK, encoded by the exons ATGGCGAAGATTTGTACAGAGCAGTCCTACCCGTCCCGGCTACATCTCTCGGTTCGAGCCTCTGACGATGAACTGAACCAGACTGAAAATGGTGCAAGCAG GGCACATTCTCTTTGTGAGGACACCTCTTCTGACATGCAGGGAATTATTTCTACTGGAACTAGCCAGTTTCAGGAGTCCAGGAGAAGTTCCTTCACAGGTTCGGGGGCTATGGCaag GCTCACTCAATTCCTGGTTATGCTGCGGACCTGGGCATCTCACAGGCTTCACAGAGAGGTCGAGCGTCCCGACTCCTTCTTGGAGCGATTTCGTGGACCAGACCTCAAAGACTTGTCTAGCCGTGGGAGTAACGCCCGTTCCTCTATAGGTCTTCCTGACAGACCTCGTAAGAGGAA AAAAGACAAACACTGGCCTATGGCAACTTACAATATGAACAACTGCAACAATACAGATGA CAAAAAGGAGGAGAAAAAGGAGGAAATAAAAAAGGATGGAGACAAGGAAGAGAAAAAAGAGGAGAAAAAGGAGgagaaaaaatatgaaaataaagatGAGAAAAAGGAGGAGAAAAAAGATGAAAAGAAAGATGATAAGAAAGATGATAAAAAGAAAGATGCTCCTCCCCCACC GAAGGAAGTTTGGATCATGGACCCCTCCTCAGACAAATATTACAGATGGTTGTCTATCATAGCAGCGCCGGTTTTCTACAACCTCATTATGTTGGTAACAAG GGCGTGTTTCAATGAGCTTCAGAACTCATATACAGTGCTTTGGATCATCCTGGACTACGGCTCAGATGTGATCTACTACATGGACACGTTCGTTCGATCAAGAACAG GTTTTTTGGAGCAGGGCCTTCTTGTTAAAGATGGCAAGAAGCTGGTGGATCATTACaaaaaaatcccacaattcaaatacgacatgatttcaaTGATTCCCACCGatttattaatgtttaaagTGGGATTTAACAATCCCGAGCTTCGTTTCAATCGTCTCTTCAAAATGGCACGTCTCTTTGAGTTCTTCGACCGCACGGAAACCAGAACAAACTATCCGAACATTTTCCGTATCAGCAACCTCGTGCTTTACATCCTCATTATTATTCACTGGAACGCTTGCATTTTCTTTGCCATTTCCAAAACCATCGGCTTTGGGACAGACACGTGGGTATATCCGAACATAAGCCACCCTGAATATGGCCGCCTGGCCAGAAAATACATCTACTGTCTATATTGGTCCACTCTCACACTTACCACCATTGGAGAAACTCCTCCACCCGTTAAAGATCTCGAATATTTGTTCGTCGTTGCCGACTTCCTCATCGGAGTGTTGATTTTCGCCACCATCGTCGGTAACGTCGGTGCAATGATTTCCAACATGAATGCTTCCCGTGCCGAGTTTCAGGCCAAGATCGACTCTATCAAGCAATATATGCAGTTTCGTAAGGTCAGCAAAGATCTGGAGGCTCGGGTCATCAAATGGTTCGACTATCTCTggacggagaagaagacttgcGATGAGAAGGAAGTCTTGAAGAACCTTCCGGACAAGCTCAAAGCCGAGATTGCCATCAACGTCCATTTGGACACACTGAAAAAAGTGCGTATCTTCCAGGATTGCGAAGCGGGGCTACTTATCGAGTTAGTGCTTAAGTTACAACCACAGGTCTTCAGTCCTGGAGATTACATATGCAAGAAGGGCGACATCGGCCGAGAAATGTACATCATCAAAGAAGGAAAGCTTGCCGTGGTGGCCGATGATGGTGTTACACAATTTGTGGTGCTCAGCGACGGTGCATACTTCGGAGAAATCAGCATTCTTGGAATTAAGGGCAGTAAGGCCGGAAACAGAAGAACGGCAAACATTCGTAGTGTTGGATATTCTGATCTATTCGCCCTGTCCAAAGACGACCTCATGGAAGCATTGACAGAGTACCCAGATGCCAAAAAAGCCCTGGAGGAGAAAGGAAAGTCCATACTGAGGAAGGACAACCTTCTCGATGAGGCGGTGGCGAGCGCAGGCGCTGATCCCAAAGATCTAGAAGAGAAGGTTCACCGCTTAGAGGGAAGCCTCGATGTGATGACTACCAAATTTGCCAAGCTTATGGCAGAGTACACAACTTACCAGAGCAAGATCAAGCAGAGGATCACCAACATGGAGAACAAAGTTAAAAAACTGCATGCAGAAGAGCTGTCTGAGGTGGTCGAGGACAAAAAAGATGAGGACAAGACGACAAAATAA
- the stk35l gene encoding serine/threonine kinase 35, like yields MNRERQRTRSASRRAGVLRSLSVDNTDDNETMVDDMDHPKHGNLEQRLMAPRYNLLREVGRGSYGVVYEAIARKSGAKVAVKKLRCDAPENVELALAEFWALTSLEKRHENVVQLEECVLQRNGMAQKMSHGNKRSKQYLRLVETSLKGERVLSCPDEPCYLWFVMEFCEGGDLNQFILSRRPDPSTNSSFMMQLSSAVAFLHQNNIVHRDLKPDNILISESSGAPVLKVADFGLSKVCAGLAAEVRDSEDKNKNSVNINKFWLSSACGSDFYMAPEVWEGHYTAKADIFALGIIIWAMIERITFIDAESKRELLGTYVRQGSDIVPVGEALLENPKMVLSIPQRRRSHMSEALRKLLQDMLAVNPQDRPDALELHSRMGQVTCAA; encoded by the exons ATGAACAGAGAGCGCCAACGGACGCGCAGCGCTTCCAGGAGAGCCGGTGTCCTGCGCTCGCTCAGCGTCGATAACACTGACGATAATGAAACAATGGTGGACGATATGGACCATCCGAAACATGGCAATCTCGAACAGCGGCTTATGGCACCGCGGTACAACTTGCTCCGTGAAGTCGGTAGGGGCAGTTATGGCGTCGTTTACGAAGCCATTGCCCGTAAATCCGGAGCGAAAGTGGCGGTAAAGAAGCTGCGTTGCGACGCGCCGGAGAATGTTGAACTGGCACTGGCGGAGTTTTGGGCTCTAACCAGTTTAGAGAAACGCCATGAGAATGTCGTGCAACTGGAGGAGTGCGTGCTCCAGAGGAACGGGATGGCCCAAAAAATGAGCCATGGCAATAAGCGTTCAAAGCAGTATTTGAGGTTGGTGGAGACCTCACTAAAAG GTGAGCGTGTATTGTCGTGTCCTGACGAACCTTGCTACCTGTGGTTTGTTATGGAGTTTTGCGAGGGAGGGGACCTGAATCAGTTTATCCTGTCCCGCCGGCCAGATCCAAGCACCAACTCCAGCTTCATGATGCAGCTGAGCAGCGCGGTGGCATTCCTGCATCAGAACAACATCGTCCACAGAGACCTTAAACCGGATAACATCCTCATCTCGGAAAGTTCTGGTGCGCCTGTGTTGAAAGTGGCCGACTTCGGCCTTAGCAAAGTGTGCGCCGGTCTGGCCGCGGAAGTACGGGACTCGGAGGACAAAAATAAGAACAGTGTTAACATCAACAAATTCTGGCTTTCGTCTGCATGTGGTTCGGACTTCTACATGGCACCGGAGGTCTGGGAAGGACACTACACAGCCAAAGCGGACATTTTTGCTTTAGGGATTATCATCTGGGCCATGATAGAAAGAATTACTTTCATTGACGCAGAGTCGAAGCGGGAGCTGCTAGGGACATACGTGCGACAAGGTTCTGATATTGTCCCCGTTGGGGAGGCGTTACTGGAGAACCCAAAGATGGTGTTAAGTATTCCTCAGCGCAGGCGGTCGCATATGTCAGAGGCACTCCGGAAACTTTTACAGGACATGCTAGCTGTCAATCCTCAGGACCGACCGGATGCTTTGGAGCTGCACAGCCGGATGGGGCAGGTCACCTGTGCGGCGTGA